One Triticum dicoccoides isolate Atlit2015 ecotype Zavitan chromosome 4B, WEW_v2.0, whole genome shotgun sequence genomic window carries:
- the LOC119292529 gene encoding uncharacterized protein LOC119292529 — protein sequence MPPARRRRRTAPAAGDDGSAPSSSADLLALAATLLPTPAAAAALKTPPHLKHTVHSLPDSHPRAPAAVLLHLLLTHPSHPPRWDDLLRPLALLHDRLAILATEDPPVAALAASCFELAWRAGAPGRDALVAQTLPYLFSQALTSGSNARPLLRRLFALREALPLLDYTDESISDFKLLLLRCFVSPHFLKAEEGRKLLALVLGVSEGLAREGLELIRAQVGMMRGRRAAVVAYGEVVFRAWKDAGWVRGEIGDGFLQGMVEAAVHAADKEVARAARRILWAFVEQKAVAGVEKLVFRLSEPVLFRSLQVANSNVRHNALHLLLDLFPLEDPDVTKDVNDPLLEKQFFLLDKLLIDDCPEIRAVAVEGICRILNQFWEVIPSPTISKNLSKIVDDMSKDSCNEVRLSTLNGLIYLLDNPQSHDIMKVLLPRLSDMVSDPALSVRAAAVDLLLTIRDLRSFQYNKVVGLGTLLSSLADDHLRVAKKITKLLIPSYFPSKLPLKEACDRCIALIKRSPAAGARFCEFALSEGSSPQRLVGLIKVSISRALSPSGLNSEQTDGLVIASAKLIKSLSDEGSNLVALRECFANAKLKLLFKTAVSDGAQAALFSMVPVVSPDDLCVLHIECMNIVVNAAVTSKQEECQEALLAAHKLVHLSGRSDEMFEELTNILQSKASYFSGIYGLEPPSCPVASTKRKKGKSLKKTPARSDDVVGNRSSTPVILNNEELAAVGGAAWQLSEILKAEEMRAAFVQSYAEIAFSSLKVISQVYIEQCLHFESLDLSPVLAYLSLATYSALQDVDQTDISCSESTIVNQSLDHLLRCYDRFVNGSVTVSTNSTSTLNKNKESAEHKHQQHVTPEGNPVVCTINVIMLGTSILKFIVDTTTIKLVNESKVRCVGFASSYTKYAVSAMKRHSEGSSFNGDDLKDILILTRSSFTYAAKLLHLVLASSTESASPPEEAFLLANNLLDLVPAVESFAGPRYALTLVSVVKQWLPVLILGLGCRWLLGPESEIATKTCNLGDADLPLWVAVLAKNELLEAEEPRENDQSEQGNEHEESPSSKKLAELMVTLLKKGSPKVLDSVGGILLSNLQLALQRAEHGIVLGLARFVCDKLLASSSSSSTSENLRLTHDSLRESFFEVDRHCREGLVDDEGSMQQLESAKILIQSVLPYDACSQTS from the exons AtgccgcccgcgcgccgccgccgccgcaccgcccccGCTGCCGGCGACGACGGGTCTGCCCCCTCCTCTTCCGCCGACCTCCTCGCCCTGGCCGCCACCCTCCtccccacccccgccgccgccgcggctctCAAGACCCCGCCCCACCTCAAGCACACCGTCCACTCCCTCCCCGACTCCCACCCA cgcgcccccgccgccgtcctcctccacctcctcctcacccACCCCTCCCACCCGCCGCGATGGGACGACCTTCTCCGCCCGCTTGCGCTCCTGCACGACCGCCTCGCGATCCTCGCCACCGAGGACCCGCCCGTcgccgcgctcgccgcctcctGCTTCGAGCTCGCGTGGCGCGCCGGGGCTCCAGGGCGCGACGCGCTCGTTGCCCAGACCCTGCCTTACCTCTTCTCCCAGGCGCTCACCTCCGGCTCCAATGCCaggccgctcctccgccgcctcttcgCCCTCCGCGAAGCGCTACCTCTCCTCGACTACACCGACGAGAGCATCTCGGACTTCAAGTTGCTCCTGCTGCGCTGTTTCGTGTCGCCCCACTTCCTCAAGgccgaggaagggaggaaactcctggCGCTGGTGCTCGGGGTCAGCGAGGGGCTCGctagggaggggctggagctcataAGGGCCCAGGTGGGGATGATGCGAGGGAGGCGGGCGGCCGTGGTCGCCTACGGCGAGGTGGTGTTCAGAGCGTGGAAGGACGCAGGGTGGGTCAGAGGGGAGATCGGTGATGGGTTTCTGCAGGGGATGGTTGAGGCAGCAGTACATGCCGCCGAcaaggaggtggccagggctgccAGGAGGATACTGTGGGCGTTCGTCGAGCAGAAGGCAGTGGCTGGAGTTGAAAAGTTGGTCTTCAGGCTGTCCGAGCCTGTGCTGTTCCGGTCATTGCAG GTTGCAAACTCTAATGTTCGCCATAATGCTTTACATCTTCTACTGGATTTATTTCCCCTCGAAGACCCAGACGTGACAAAGGATGTCAACGATCCTCTGTTAGAGAAGCAGTTCTTCCTGCTAGACAAACTTCTCATAGATGACTGCCCAGAAATACGGGCAGTCGCAGTTGAAGGAATTTGTCGTATTCTTAACCAGTTTTGGGAAGTTATTCCATCGCCAACCATTTCAAAAAATTTGAGTAAAATTGTTGATGACATGTCCAAAGATTCTTGCAATGAAGTTCGTCTATCAACACTGAATGGCCTGATATACTTGCTTGACAATCCACAAAGTCATGACATAATGAAAGTGCTACTTCCAAGATTAAGCGATATGGTTTCTGATCCTGCTTTATCTGTCAGAGCTGCTGCTGTAGATCTCCTGTTAACTATTCGTGATCTTCGAtctttccagtacaataag GTTGTTGGTTTGGGTACTCTATTGTCTTCACTTGCAGATGATCATCTCCGTGTTGCTAAAAAAATCACAAAGCTTCTCATTCCTTCTTACTTTCCATCTAAGTTGCCTTTAAAAGAAGCATGTGATCGCTGCATTGCACTCATAAAGAGATCGCCGGCAGCTGGGGCAAGGTTTTGTGAATTTGCTCTGTCTGAAGGATCATCCCCGCAGCGTCTTGTTGGGCTTATTAAAGTCTCTATTAGTCGGGCATTGTCACCATCAGGATTGAATTCAGAGCAGACTGATGGTCTTGTTATTGCTTCCGCCAAACTAATAAAAAGCTTATCTGACGAGGGCTCTAATTTGGTTGCTTTGAGAGAGTGCTTTGCAAATGCTAAACTGAAGCTGCTCTTTAAAACTGCAGTTTCTGATGGTGCCCAGGCTGCTCTTTTCAGCATGGTGCCAGTGGTATCACCTGATGATCTATGTGTGTTACATATCGAATGCATGAATATAGTTGTGAATGCTGCAGTGACTTCCAAGCAGGAAGAATGTCAAGAAGCATTGTTGGCAGCGCATAAGTTGGTACATTTGAGTGGCCGTTCTGATGAAATGTTTGAAGAATTGACTAATATTTTGCAATCTAAAGCCTCTTATTTTTCTGGGATTTATGGACTTGAACCTCCATCATGCCCAGTTGCATCTACAAAGAGGAAGAAAGGGAAGTCGCTTAAGAAAACGCCAGCAAGGTCTGACGATGTGGTTGGAAATAGGTCATCCACACCAGTAATCCTGAATAATGAAGAACTTGCTGCTGTAGGGGGAGCAGCATGGCAGCTTAGTGAAATACTAAAAGCTGAGGAGATGAGAGCTGCTTTTGTGCAATCTTATGCAGAAATTGCATTTTCTTCTCTGAAGGTGATTTCTCAAGTGTACATTGAGCAGTGCCTACATTTTGAATCACTAGACCTCAGTCCAGTGTTGGCTTATTTGAGTTTGGCTACATATAGTGCTCTTCAGGATGTTGATCAAACGGATATAAGCTGCTCTGAG TCGACAATTGTCAACCAGTCACTGGACCATCTGCTgagatgctatgatagatttgtaaaTGGATCTGTTACTGTTTCCACCAACTCAACTTCAACATTGAACAAGAATAAGGAATCTGCAGAACATAAACATCAGCAGCATGTCACCCCTGAAG GAAATCCAGTGGTATGCACAATAAATGTGATTATGCTCGGCACTTCAATTCTTAAGTTCATTGTCGATACGACAACCATCAAGCTGGTCAATGAGAGTAAAGTAAGATGTGTCGGATTTGCATCATCTTACACAAAATATGCAGTGTCAGCCATGAAAAGGCACAGTGAGGGCTCATCTTTCAATGGGGATGATCTGAAAGACATACTGATCCTTACACGAAGCTCCTTCACTTACGCAGCCAAGCTGCTTCATTTGGTGCTAGCAAGCTCAACCGAGTCGGCGAGTCCCCCAGAGGAGGCCTTCCTCCTTGCCAATAATCTTCTTGATCTTGTACCTGCTGTCGAATCCTTTGCAGGCCCGAGATATGCTCTCACACTAGTTTCTGTCGTAAAACAGTGGTTGCCAGTCCTGATATTGGGTCTTGGATGCCGCTGGTTGCTTGGACCAGAAAGTGAGATTGCTACTAAGACGTGCAACTTGGGTGACGCTGACTTACCACTGTGGGTTGCCGTTCTGGCCAAGAATGAGCTGCTTGAGGCGGAAGAACCTAGGGAGAATGATCAGAGCGAGCAAGGCAACGAGCATGAGGAGTCACCGTCATCCAAAAAGCTGGCAGAATTGATGGTGACCCTGCTGAAGAAAGGAAGCCCTAAAGTCCTGGATTCTGTGGGTGGCATTTTGCTTTCCAACCTCCAGTTGGCGCTGCAGAGAGCGGAGCACGGCATTGTCTTAGGCTTGGCACGCTTTGTTTGTGACAAGCTGCTTGCGAGCAGCAGCAGCTCATCAACctccgagaacctgcggctcactcATGATTCTCTGCGTGAGAGCTTCTTTGAGGTTGACAGGCATTGCAGGGAGGGCCTTGTTGATGATGAAGGTTCAATGCAGCAGCTGGAGAGTGCAAAAATATTGATACAGTCGGTACTCCCCTATGATGCATGCAGTCAGACGAGCTGA